Within the Bacillus sp. FSL K6-3431 genome, the region TAGCAAGAGTACTAAATTTAGTAGTAACCTACTATTTTTCATCGGCTCTCCCCCTCATGATTAACTTTTTAATTTTTAGAAATTCATTCACAAGTTTAACACAATTGAATTTCAATGCAAAGATTAGTTTGTCTTAGTCAGATAGGTGTGCACCCTATAATTCTTATAGGTCTTTTATACTGGATTTTCATTTTGTGCAATTGGTGTGGACAGTTTCCCTTGGGAAGTTCTCCGGTTTGGTGCAAGCAGTCTTTCTAACCATCCCATTACGAAATCTGCTACAACAGCCATCACGGCGGTAGGTATCGCACCAGCCAAAATGATCGCAGCGCCATCTGTTACATTCGTCCCCCTAATAATAATAGACCCTAAACCTCCTCCTCCAATGAAGGCACCGATCGTAGCAACGCCGATCGAAATAACAAGGGCAGTCCTCAATCCTGCTAAAATAACGGACATTGCTAGCGGTAACTCGACCATCCATAATAATTGGAATTTAGTCATTCCCATCGCAAAACCCGATTCAAGCACTGGTCGGTCAATACCCCTAATGCCTGTATACGTATTTTTGATGATTGGTAAGAGAGAGTATAAAAATAAACTCATTACAACCGTATTTGCTCCAAGCCCCATCACAAGCATCAAAATAGCAAGCATTGCCAAAGCTGGAATCGTTTGAATAATATTTGTAATCGATAAAACCCAACTGCTAAGACGATGATAGCGAGCAATTAATATTCCCACAGGGATTCCGACGATCGCTGCAAAAATAACCCCGTAGGCTGACATCAAAAAGTGCCGAATAAACTGTTCCCACACATATCCAGTGTTTTGTATATAATACTGTGATAATTCTTGAATAATACCCATGGGATCACCCCTTTTCCATATTCATTCAAAATAATTATTTTTCTCCAAATATTCTTTTGCTACTGTTGCCGGTTCCTTTTTTTTCACATCTGCTTCATAATTCAAATCCGTCATTAGGTCAGTCGATATTTTACCAGCTAATTTCATTAATATCTCTCTTACATCTGGATGCTTTTCCAGAAAATCATTCCGCGCAACAGGAGAACCTTCATATGGCGGAAAAAAGTTCTTGTCATCCTCAAGTGCAATTAAATCAAATGCTTTTAATCGACCATCGGTACTATAGGCTAGCACGACATCCATTTTACCGCTGTTTACTGCTTGATAAACAAGGCCCGTTTGCATCGGAAAAGCTTCACCGAATTCATATCCATATGTTTCAATAAAGCCTTGATAGCCATCTCCTTTTCGTTTAAGCCATGAATTATCAACACCTAAACTAATTTCATCCGCTATGCTTTTTACATCGGAAACAGTCTTTAAATGGGCCTCATTAGCCAACTTTTTCGTAACTGTAAATGCGTACGTATTGGAAAACCCATAAGAATCAAACCAAGTTTGATCAAATCTCTTTTTGAATTCACTTTGGACAATCTCCATTGCTTTGTCCGGGTTGTTCACGGGCTCCATGCCAAGCACTCCTGATAAATCCGTGCCTGTGTATCTTACTGCAGTAATATCTACTTGATTATCTGTTAAAGCCTTATGTTGAACAATGGAAGAACCTAGGTTCTCAATCATTTCTACTTTTAAATCTGTTTCATGCTCAATCATTAACCGAATTATATGACCGAGAACATGCGATTCTGAAATTGTCAGTGTACCAATTCTTACAGTATTGTTAGCATTCCCATTTAATCCAGGTAAGGAGCAACCAAGTAAAAGGAAGGCAGATAATAATAGCTGTAAACTATATTTAATTGTTTTTCTCATCCTTGTATCTCCTTCCTTCATGCCATTTCATTTTGCTTTCTAACCCCTTTTGGAGTGGATCTATACTCCAATCTTCCAAGCAAAAAATCTGTGAAAAGGGCAAGTAAAGTCACCGGAACCGCTCCGGCAATAACCAGATCTGTTTGAAATAGATTTAGCCCATCAAAAATAAAATCACCTAATCCCCCACCTCCAATAAAAGAAGCGAGCGTGGCCCAGCCAATTAAATATACGGAGGACATTCTTACACCAGCCATAATAACTGGTATGGCTAAAGGAACCTCCACATTAAAAATTCTTTCAAATGAGGTCATACCCATTCCTCGCCCTGCTTCTAATAAGTTAGGGTCCACACCTTTAATGCCTATATAAGTGTTACGTAAAATCGGCAATACAGAATAAAGAAATAAAGCGACAATTGCGGGGATTTTTCCTATTCCTAAAAGCGGTATGAAGAAGGCTAAGATAGCCAGACTTGGAAATGTTTGAATAACACCTGCGATTCCCATTACTAATCCTGCAATTTTAGGTATGCGAGTTAATAAAATGCCTAATGGGATCGCGACGACCACACCAAGGATTAATGCTGCAATTGAAATATACAAATGCTCCCATGTTTTTAATAGGAGCTCATTACCATTGGCGTTAAAAAAATTCATTATTGCTTCCATGAACGCACCTCCTATTGGTTTTCAGTAACGTGTTGGTCCTCATTGCCCCAAATAGAGTCATACACAACGTCTACAATACTTGTTCTAGTAATTAGACCAATTAGTTTTTGTTCTTCATCCACTACAGGAATATATTTTAATCCCCTTATTAAAATTTTCCGTATTGTATCACGTAATAAAGCGTCTTCCTGCACGACAAATAAATCTTTTTCCATCACTTCAACCACAACTTTGCTCATGTCACGGATACGGTCTATCATTTCTACCGTTATAAATCCTTTTAATATCCCGCGCTCATTCACAACTAACAATGAATCTACCCTCCGTTTTTTCATCCATTGCAGTGCCTCAGACAATGTTGCATTAATTGCAATCGTAACAGGATCGGGATTCATTATTTGTCCTACTGTTTGCATATTTTGTCTTGCTTGGATCAATCTTTCTTTGCCAATAAAATCTTCGACAAACTCATTAGCAGGATTATGTAAAATTTCATCTGGAGTCCCAGCTTGTACAATTTTCCCTGCTTGCATAATAACAATTTTATCTGCTAATTTAATCGCTTCATCCATATCGTGAGTTACAAATACGATTGTTTTTCCTAATGCTTTCTGTAAGTGTTTGAATTCAGCTTGCAATGAATCCCTTGTAATTGGATCCAGTGCACCAAATGGCTCATCCATCAAGATCAACGGAGGATCTGCGGCAAGTGCTCGAAGTACACCAATCCGCTGTTGCTGCCCGCCACTTAATTCATGTGGATACCGATCTAAATACTCTGGATCCATGTTCACTAGCTCTAATAGCTCTTCTGCCCGTGCTGTTCTCTTCGTACCAGGCCATTTCAATAGCCGAGGCACCAACGCTATATTTTCCCTTATCGTCATATGAGGAAACAAGCCAATTTGCTGAATTACATAACCGATCGATCGACGGAGCTGTACTGTATTTTTTTCCATAATATTTTCTCCATTTAAATAAATAGCACCCTTGCTCGGCTTCACAAGTCTATTGATCATTTTCATTGTCGTCGTTTTCCCACAGCCACTGGGCCCAATGAAAACAACAAATTCACCTTGATTAATTTCAAGATTAATTCCATCGACAGCCTTTTTTCCACCTTGATACACTTTTGAAACATGATCAAAAGTAAGCATATTGACCCCTCCTATATTTTATTAGTATATGTCGTAATTTGAATTTAAATATATTACTAAAATGAACCAATCTTAGGCTTAAAATTTTTTATATTTAAATAGACGTGTTAGTTATAGTACCCTTAAAGAAGATGTTAATAACTTTATTCTTGCACCTTTGCTATTTTGTTGTAATAATATGTCGTATTGTATATGTTTCGTACAATGAATGAAGGAGGAAATCCAATGCCTATTCCACAAGGAACGATCAATGAAATAGAATTTCAAAGCTCTGAGTTAAACGAAACCTTAACATTATTACTATATTTACCTGTGTCATTTTCACATCTTTATAACTATTCAGTTGTTATTGTTCAAGATGGGAAAGATTATTTTCAAATGGGAAGACTTGCAAGATATGCCGATGAGTTAATTAATGATGGTGAGATTGAAAACATCATAATGGTGGGTGTTCATTATAAGAGCATTCAAGACAGAAGAAATAAGTATCATCCGCAAGGAGATGAACATCAAGCATACATTCGCTTTCTTGCCCACGAGCTTGTACCATGGCTTGATCGGAATTATCCTACATACGAGGTAGGTAAAAGCCGTGCGCTTATGGGTGATAGTCTAGCTGCTACGGTTTCACTCATGGCCGCATTAAAGTATCCAAATACATTTGGTAAAGTTATTTTACATTCTCCCTATGTGAATAAAACAGTCCTCGATGCAGTTACCATGCATCAAAGCCCCCATTTATTAGATGTATATCATGTAATCGGAGATCAAGAATCAAATGTGGAAATTTCGGATATAAAAGACTTTTTAACGCCTAATCGGGAGTTACATAAAATATTTGAAGGTAAAGGATTCAACCATTTTTATGATGAGTTTTCTGGAGGACACTCATGGAAATATTGGCAACCTGATGTTAAAAGAGCACTGCAAAAGATGTTCCCTTAAGATAGATTCCTTCAGTATCAAGTTTTTCAAATATTTGTTATAGTGGAAGTACGTGTTATAATATGCAAAAGATTAGAAACAAAATAAGGAGGTAAATAATGTGAAATGTGGCATTGCTATATTCCCATCAAAAAAATTGCAAGATTTAGCTAATTCTTATCGAAAGCGGTATGACCCACACTATGCCCTAATTCCTCCACATCTAACTTTAAAAGCTGCTTTTGATACAGACGGAGACTTAAAGCAATATACGAAGAAACTAAAAGAAATTGCAGAAAGATATGAGCCTTTCAACTTAAAGCTTCGTAAAGTCAGTTCATTTGAGCCGATCAGTCGTACTATACATTTTAAAGCGGAAAAAAATGCAGAACTTGAAGGTTTATATTCAGACTTTTCCCAATATCTTCCGGGAGGGGAGCCTGTCCATCCTTTTGTCCCGCATATTACAATTGCACAAAGATTATCGAACGATGAACATTCCGATGTATTTGGTTCATTAAAAATGCTTGGTGTCGAACACGAGGAATTGGTTGATCGCTTCCATCTTGTATACCAACTTGAAAATGGATCTTGGACAGTGTATGAAACATTTCAGCTAGGAAAGGAACATTCGTAAATGCAAAAAGTAGTAAAAGTAACAACAGAACAGCAATTGCAAGATGCGTTTAAAGTCAGAATGAAGGTCTTTGTGGAGGAACAAAACGTACCTTCAGAATTAGAAATTGATGATCTAGAAGCGGAAGCCACTCACTTTGTTTTGTATAATGATGATCGTCCCGGAGGTGCGGGTAGATTCCGTGTTGTAGAGAATATTGGAAAAGTAGAGCGTATTTGTGTACTTAAAGATGATAGAAAAGCCGGCGCAGGTGCGCGAATAATGAATGCAATTGAAGAATATGCATCAAGCCTACAATTACAATCACTAAAGTTGAATGCGCAAACTTCTGCCATTGCCTTCTATGAAAGACTCGGATATAAAGTAATTTCTGAAGAGTTTATGGACGCAGGTATTCCTCATAAAACGATGATAAAACCATTGATTATAAACAAAAAAAATAACCATCAGTCCCAAGTCTAATAAATGACCTGGGGTTGATGGTTATTTCTTTTAATTTTTATTTAGCTCTTACTATCCCACTGAAAAAAAGGATATTTGAATTAATACTTTATTCACAAAGCTAAATATTCCGTTAATAACGAACAGGAAATATCATACTTATATTTCGGTTTATACATATTCATTAAACTTTCTGCCTTTTCCTGTTAGTTTCGCCATCATATATGGGTGTCCAGCAACATTTTGATTGTCTTCTTTTTTCTTTTTCTCACTATATTGCTTCACTCTATATTCTTCATGAATTCTTTCTTCAAGAGTTTTGTGAAATTTAGACCTAATATCTGCTTTTTGTACCTGCTCTACACCCGAGATTGGGTACTGAGTTTTTTCTGCCAATTCAATACGATCATTATACTGTTGGTATTGATAAATTGGTACCATTGAGATATATCCCATACCCTCACCTCCAATTATTATCCTTTACCCTAATTTCTCCTCTGCAATCTATTCATTACTTACTTTAATATTACGAAATATACAATAACCTTATGTGGGTCTACCATACATTCACTTCTTTATACCTAATATATATATATATATATATCCTGCGCTTGTACATCGTTTTGACCTTAGTAGAACAAAGAAAAAAGCTTGCAATAATAAGTGCAAGCGTTCAATCATTTATTTTTATTGATCATTTTCGTTATGGCGTTCATATCTAATTGGTTGCCGTCTTGAATAATCGATTTTACCATTTTATCTTCCATTTGCTTCGAGACTGGTTTATTAGCGATCTGTGCAACTTTCTTGATGATTCCCCTTACCGTTTTTTCATCTTTGAAATTTGCATTTTGTAATGAATTTGCCAGTGCAAAAACATCGTTCATATTCACACCTGACTTTTTCTCAATGTTTTTAAAAAAATGGTTATCCATTCTTCGCCGTCCCTCCTTTTAATCTTTATATATTATGAAGGAAAGGATGAATGGTGAATAAGAAAGTCCAACGGATATGATAATTCCTTTTGAATAGTCAAAAGAAGCATAACTAACCTGCTTTTATAAAAAAACGTACATTCCCCTTATTTTCGCAGTAGTATACAAAAATCAAAGTAAACTCGTTTCAGCAAGCTGAAACATCGGGGAATCAGGTGGGAATTCTAACCACCTGATTGGTAAATCCCACCAGCTCGGAGTTTCCCACCAAGCCAATTTTCCTTTTGACTTTTGTATTTTCATTAATGCCCTCTTCCGTATTATATGGTCAGCCAGAAAATATTTCTGGTTGACCATTTTTTATATATCGATATATGATAACCGTAGCCGGGGTAGTACCTAAGCACCCGTGGGACGTGATCCCGTCAACTAAACAGTTCAACCCCCTACTTGTAGAAACATGATTGAGGATGGTTGAGACCATGATCTCGTATAATAAGCGAAGCTATGAAACTACATGGAGGAATAGGGGTTATCGATTAATAGACTTTAAGGAGGAGATAAATGATGAATCCAGTCATAGGTCTGGATGTGGCAAAAGGAGAAAGTCAGGTTCAGCATTCTTGGATAAAAAGCAGCCATACAAAAAAAGTTTTAAAGTAGCACATACTCTTGAAGGATTAAATAGTCTTCTAGATTTTATTAGAGAAGTAGAAGTTCTATCAGGGGGACGACCACCCATTGTATTAGAGTCCACTGGACATTATCACACACCAATTGTCCAGTATTTTGAGGGAAGAGGGTAATTATCGTGAATCCTCTCATATCGTATCGAGCTAAGAGACTAGTTTACGAAAGCTAAAGACACATATCATTGAATCTTATCACCTCTGGGAACTGTATTATAAAGAGGACCTAGAGCCTTATAAACAAAGAGAAATTCAGCATTTAAACCTGCGTAATTTCACAAGACAACATGAAAATATTACACAGGAATGTTTGTACGAACTAAACTACAATTTCAGGCAGTTCTAGATCAAGTGTTTCCTGAATACTATGGAGTTTTTGGGGCCTTATATTCGGATGTTTCATTACTGACTTTACAAGCGTTTCCTACTTCAGAAGAAATCTTATAAGTTGGAGAAGAAACAATCGCTAACAAATATATCATAGCCTTATTCTAAGCCTAAATGTGTATATCAAAATGCTTCTTGAATACAAGAAACATCTATCTAAGTTTGAAGATGAGATAGATGCTTTAGTGGGAAGTATTGAAGCATATAAAATTATCCAATCCATCCCCGGTATCGGTGAAAAAATCGCGGCAACGATTATTTCTGAAATTTGGGATCCTAGTGTCTTCAAATCTGGTA harbors:
- a CDS encoding betaine/proline/choline family ABC transporter ATP-binding protein (Members of the family are the ATP-binding subunit of ABC transporters for substrates such as betaine, L-proline or other amino acids, choline, carnitine, etc. The substrate specificity is best determined from the substrate-binding subunit, rather than this subunit, as it interacts with the permease subunit and not with substrate directly.); this encodes MLTFDHVSKVYQGGKKAVDGINLEINQGEFVVFIGPSGCGKTTTMKMINRLVKPSKGAIYLNGENIMEKNTVQLRRSIGYVIQQIGLFPHMTIRENIALVPRLLKWPGTKRTARAEELLELVNMDPEYLDRYPHELSGGQQQRIGVLRALAADPPLILMDEPFGALDPITRDSLQAEFKHLQKALGKTIVFVTHDMDEAIKLADKIVIMQAGKIVQAGTPDEILHNPANEFVEDFIGKERLIQARQNMQTVGQIMNPDPVTIAINATLSEALQWMKKRRVDSLLVVNERGILKGFITVEMIDRIRDMSKVVVEVMEKDLFVVQEDALLRDTIRKILIRGLKYIPVVDEEQKLIGLITRTSIVDVVYDSIWGNEDQHVTENQ
- a CDS encoding alpha/beta hydrolase, coding for MPIPQGTINEIEFQSSELNETLTLLLYLPVSFSHLYNYSVVIVQDGKDYFQMGRLARYADELINDGEIENIIMVGVHYKSIQDRRNKYHPQGDEHQAYIRFLAHELVPWLDRNYPTYEVGKSRALMGDSLAATVSLMAALKYPNTFGKVILHSPYVNKTVLDAVTMHQSPHLLDVYHVIGDQESNVEISDIKDFLTPNRELHKIFEGKGFNHFYDEFSGGHSWKYWQPDVKRALQKMFP
- a CDS encoding ABC transporter permease gives rise to the protein MGIIQELSQYYIQNTGYVWEQFIRHFLMSAYGVIFAAIVGIPVGILIARYHRLSSWVLSITNIIQTIPALAMLAILMLVMGLGANTVVMSLFLYSLLPIIKNTYTGIRGIDRPVLESGFAMGMTKFQLLWMVELPLAMSVILAGLRTALVISIGVATIGAFIGGGGLGSIIIRGTNVTDGAAIILAGAIPTAVMAVVADFVMGWLERLLAPNRRTSQGKLSTPIAQNENPV
- a CDS encoding stage VI sporulation protein F is translated as MDNHFFKNIEKKSGVNMNDVFALANSLQNANFKDEKTVRGIIKKVAQIANKPVSKQMEDKMVKSIIQDGNQLDMNAITKMINKNK
- a CDS encoding ABC transporter permease, giving the protein MEAIMNFFNANGNELLLKTWEHLYISIAALILGVVVAIPLGILLTRIPKIAGLVMGIAGVIQTFPSLAILAFFIPLLGIGKIPAIVALFLYSVLPILRNTYIGIKGVDPNLLEAGRGMGMTSFERIFNVEVPLAIPVIMAGVRMSSVYLIGWATLASFIGGGGLGDFIFDGLNLFQTDLVIAGAVPVTLLALFTDFLLGRLEYRSTPKGVRKQNEMA
- a CDS encoding YjcG family protein, which produces MKCGIAIFPSKKLQDLANSYRKRYDPHYALIPPHLTLKAAFDTDGDLKQYTKKLKEIAERYEPFNLKLRKVSSFEPISRTIHFKAEKNAELEGLYSDFSQYLPGGEPVHPFVPHITIAQRLSNDEHSDVFGSLKMLGVEHEELVDRFHLVYQLENGSWTVYETFQLGKEHS
- a CDS encoding GNAT family N-acetyltransferase; its protein translation is MQKVVKVTTEQQLQDAFKVRMKVFVEEQNVPSELEIDDLEAEATHFVLYNDDRPGGAGRFRVVENIGKVERICVLKDDRKAGAGARIMNAIEEYASSLQLQSLKLNAQTSAIAFYERLGYKVISEEFMDAGIPHKTMIKPLIINKKNNHQSQV
- a CDS encoding osmoprotectant ABC transporter substrate-binding protein, with the translated sequence MRKTIKYSLQLLLSAFLLLGCSLPGLNGNANNTVRIGTLTISESHVLGHIIRLMIEHETDLKVEMIENLGSSIVQHKALTDNQVDITAVRYTGTDLSGVLGMEPVNNPDKAMEIVQSEFKKRFDQTWFDSYGFSNTYAFTVTKKLANEAHLKTVSDVKSIADEISLGVDNSWLKRKGDGYQGFIETYGYEFGEAFPMQTGLVYQAVNSGKMDVVLAYSTDGRLKAFDLIALEDDKNFFPPYEGSPVARNDFLEKHPDVREILMKLAGKISTDLMTDLNYEADVKKKEPATVAKEYLEKNNYFE